The following DNA comes from Deltaproteobacteria bacterium.
CGCTGGCGCTCGACGGCGACCCGGCGACGCCGGGCCTTCAAGGCGTGCGCCATCCCGGCGTGACGAACGTCGAAAACTACATGCGGTTCGCCGGACGCATTCGCATCAACGCCCAGCTCGGCGAACGGGTACGCTTCAGCGTCGGCGCGCAGATCGTCCACGATACGTCGCACCTCATCACGTTCGCCGACGCCGGCCGCGACCTGCCGCAGTGCGCAGCCGGCCAGACCTCGGGCTGCGAGCCGGACAACGACGACACCGTCGACCCGGACCAGCCGGAGGAGGTCAACCCGTACCACGTCCCGCTCATCGACCAGGCCGGCCACCGCTACAAGCAGGACGACACGTTCGACTACCAGGTGCTGGTCCGCGGCATGGTGCTGTTCTAAGGGGGCCCCGGTGCGGCCTGCCGCGACCGAGCCCGGCGTGCTGTACGTCGTCGCCACCCCGATCGGCAATCTCGAGGACATGTCGTACCGCGCGGTGCGCGTGCTCGGCGAGGTGGATGTCGTGGCAGCGGAGGACACCCGATCGGCGCGCACGCTGTTCGACCGGTTCGACATCCGGCCCAAGGAGGTGGTGAGCTACTTCGACGCCAACGAAGCCGAGCGCGCGAGCGAGCTGGTGGCACGCCTGCGAGCGGGCGCGTCGGTCGCCGTGATCTCGGAGGCGGGAACCCCGGGTGTGTCCGACCCCGGCTGGCGGCTGGTGGCCGCGGCGCGCGAGGCGGGCGTGCGGGTCGAGGTCGTACCGGGACCGGTCGCGGCGATCGCGGCGCTCGTCGGCAGCGGCCTGCCGACCGATCGCTTCATGGTCGTCGGCTTTCCGCCGCGCGAACCGGGGCCACGGC
Coding sequences within:
- the rsmI gene encoding 16S rRNA (cytidine(1402)-2'-O)-methyltransferase yields the protein MYVVATPIGNLEDMSYRAVRVLGEVDVVAAEDTRSARTLFDRFDIRPKEVVSYFDANEAERASELVARLRAGASVAVISEAGTPGVSDPGWRLVAAAREAGVRVEVVPGPVAAIAALVGSGLPTDRFMVVGFPPREPGPRRMLFGQLRSQRATLVLYEAPGRVAQTLADLADALGGARRAAVCRELTKLHEETVRGTLAELHDRYAAAPPRGECTLVVAGARDDEAADQVDIAAELRALLDAGLGPKDAAARLVVATGKPRRALYQLALSLQRERERGE